A stretch of Fundicoccus culcitae DNA encodes these proteins:
- a CDS encoding hydantoinase/oxoprolinase family protein: protein MQYKLGIDVGGTNTDGVLLDENMTVIASYKTPTTEDIQSGIEATIAKVLENTTIDKKDIKFAMLGTTQCTNAIVTRNGLNKVGVIRIGLPAGAAIAPMYSIPSDLTETINAGAYQVHGGHEFNGDLISPLDEDRIREIAHELKGKTNSIAITSIFSPVNDSQEIRAQEILEEELGTQGMTYSLSSSIGSIGLLERENTTILNASIIDVAKRTTEGFQNALQSHGIDSEVYFCQNDGTLMSKEYTLKYPILTVACGPTNSLRGASFLTNQSDAIIVDIGGTTTDIGVLQNGFPRESSLSVELGGVQTNFRMPDIYSIGLGGGTIVSVDGDHFLVGPKSVGYQLTEKALIFGGDTLTVTDIAVAKGVLELGDKERVADLDTAFVDSVYTELLEMISQGVERMKTSANDVPVILCGGGSALIEGDIRGASQVDTPESGAVANAIGSAISDISGDLDRIYDISPDNRMAMIEAIKVEAIQNAVDAGADPDNTTIISFEDVPLAYLPGNATRVKVKAAGALKAK from the coding sequence ATGCAATACAAATTAGGAATTGATGTAGGTGGAACGAATACAGATGGGGTTTTGCTAGATGAAAACATGACAGTGATTGCCTCCTATAAGACACCTACAACCGAAGATATCCAATCAGGAATTGAAGCAACCATTGCGAAAGTTCTAGAAAATACTACTATCGATAAAAAAGATATTAAGTTTGCGATGTTAGGAACGACCCAATGTACCAATGCTATTGTGACCCGTAATGGATTGAATAAAGTCGGGGTTATCCGGATTGGGTTACCTGCTGGAGCAGCCATTGCACCGATGTACAGTATTCCTAGCGACTTAACAGAAACCATTAATGCGGGAGCTTACCAAGTGCATGGTGGCCATGAATTTAATGGTGACTTAATTTCACCCTTAGATGAAGATCGGATTCGTGAAATTGCCCATGAATTAAAAGGCAAAACGAATTCCATTGCGATTACGTCTATTTTCTCACCTGTGAATGATAGCCAAGAAATCCGTGCTCAAGAAATTTTAGAAGAAGAATTAGGCACTCAAGGGATGACTTACTCCTTATCATCCAGTATTGGAAGTATCGGTCTCTTAGAAAGAGAAAATACGACGATTTTAAATGCCTCCATTATTGATGTGGCTAAACGTACCACAGAAGGCTTTCAAAACGCCTTACAGTCACATGGTATCGACTCAGAAGTCTACTTCTGTCAAAATGATGGCACCTTAATGTCAAAAGAATATACTTTAAAATATCCTATTTTGACCGTCGCTTGTGGGCCAACCAACAGTTTAAGAGGAGCCAGCTTCCTAACCAACCAAAGTGATGCTATCATCGTTGATATTGGTGGCACAACTACCGATATCGGTGTTTTACAAAATGGATTCCCAAGAGAATCTTCCTTGTCGGTTGAATTAGGCGGCGTCCAAACTAACTTTAGAATGCCAGATATCTATTCGATTGGTTTAGGCGGGGGAACGATTGTCAGTGTCGATGGTGACCACTTTCTAGTCGGTCCAAAAAGTGTCGGTTATCAATTAACTGAAAAAGCCTTGATTTTTGGTGGTGATACCTTGACTGTGACCGATATTGCGGTAGCTAAAGGGGTTCTTGAACTTGGCGACAAAGAGAGAGTGGCTGATTTGGATACGGCTTTCGTTGATAGTGTGTACACGGAATTACTTGAGATGATTTCTCAAGGGGTTGAACGGATGAAAACCAGCGCCAACGATGTGCCTGTCATCCTTTGTGGGGGCGGTAGTGCCTTGATTGAAGGGGACATTCGTGGTGCAAGCCAAGTTGACACACCTGAAAGTGGTGCGGTTGCTAATGCGATTGGTTCAGCCATTTCTGACATTAGTGGTGATTTAGATCGTATTTACGATATTTCACCAGACAACCGTATGGCTATGATTGAAGCCATTAAAGTAGAAGCCATTCAAAATGCGGTCGATGCAGGTGCGGACCCTGATAATACGACTATCATTTCATTTGAAGATGTGCCGTTGGCTTATCTGCCTGGCAACGCCACGCGCGTGAAAGTTAAAGCTGCAGGTGCTTTGAAGGCCAAGTAA
- a CDS encoding ABC transporter substrate-binding protein: MKNFKKIIMLLLTVVFFSGNLSLVSAQEDNVISLWVQYSEESAEGQVMVNSANEFNETNEFGYIVEVNYVPRSASGGGYEDVINAALTTNTLPDVFTLDGPNVAAYASSGMLQPLDDYITNQEDILPSIIDQGTFDGNLYAAGYSESGVGIYYNIDMLEEAGIDITTLPTVDDPWDWNQFNELLEQLYAHYNKPILNMGFDDHSEWLLYAFAPYVWSAGGDIVSEDTTKAIGVFDSDANVTAFEFIQSLIENNYSTITPIEYGFHSGEYALYMSGSWTMQQLDSEYPDTNYGIMPYPVSPETQELVSPTGSWAYGMSTTTDNPDAAGALIDFLMSEEQLYNMSMGNSVLPARQSVADRMMEEVSEPMAILIEQNTKTGKARPKIVDYPQISRTFQQTVTESTYFEQNSDVKALLEIKAQEMESILVQ, encoded by the coding sequence ATGAAAAATTTCAAAAAAATTATTATGTTGTTATTAACCGTTGTGTTTTTTTCAGGTAATTTAAGTTTAGTTTCTGCACAAGAAGATAATGTTATTTCTTTATGGGTACAATACTCTGAAGAATCTGCTGAAGGTCAGGTGATGGTAAATTCCGCAAATGAATTTAATGAAACAAATGAATTTGGATATATTGTCGAAGTAAATTATGTTCCTAGAAGTGCATCAGGTGGAGGATATGAAGATGTAATAAATGCAGCTTTAACTACAAACACATTACCTGACGTATTTACATTGGATGGACCAAATGTAGCTGCTTATGCTAGTTCTGGAATGTTACAACCATTGGATGATTATATCACTAATCAAGAAGATATCTTACCAAGTATTATAGATCAAGGTACGTTCGATGGTAATCTTTATGCTGCGGGCTACTCTGAATCTGGCGTTGGTATTTACTATAACATTGACATGTTAGAAGAAGCAGGAATCGATATTACTACATTACCAACTGTCGATGATCCTTGGGATTGGAATCAATTTAATGAATTATTGGAACAATTGTATGCACATTATAATAAACCAATATTAAATATGGGATTTGATGATCATTCAGAATGGTTATTGTATGCATTTGCGCCTTATGTATGGTCAGCAGGTGGAGATATTGTAAGTGAAGATACTACTAAAGCTATAGGAGTATTTGATTCAGATGCTAATGTTACTGCATTTGAGTTCATTCAATCACTAATCGAAAATAATTATAGTACCATTACTCCTATTGAATATGGATTCCATTCAGGTGAGTATGCATTATATATGAGTGGTTCTTGGACTATGCAACAATTAGATAGTGAATATCCAGACACTAACTATGGAATCATGCCGTATCCAGTATCACCAGAGACTCAAGAATTAGTAAGTCCAACTGGTAGTTGGGCATATGGTATGTCTACAACCACTGATAACCCAGATGCTGCAGGAGCATTGATAGATTTTCTAATGTCAGAAGAACAATTGTATAATATGAGTATGGGAAATAGTGTATTACCAGCAAGACAATCAGTTGCTGATCGAATGATGGAAGAAGTAAGTGAACCAATGGCAATTCTTATTGAACAAAACACTAAGACAGGAAAAGCAAGACCTAAGATAGTTGATTATCCTCAAATTAGTCGTACATTCCAACAAACAGTTACTGAATCAACATATTTTGAACAAAACTCAGATGTAAAAGCATTGTTAGAAATAAAAGCTCAAGAGATGGAATCTATTTTAGTACAATAG
- a CDS encoding DUF917 domain-containing protein: MRYIGVEEIEKIALGATLLGTGGGGDPTIGTLISKQAIEQYGPVQLLSIDEVDDKLLVASPSGIGAPTVSVEKIPDIESHERALEIIEDYLDVRVDALFPIEAGGSNSLVPFPIAAKRGIPVIDADGMGRAFPEVQMVTFYLDGLQGMPMGIADMQGNVALINGMSAVEGEKIARSITTTFGGTASDASYVMTADKLKQSGVIGTLTLSEQIGEILLTADKPIPALLKLLNAFLLFKGKVFDVSRKTEGGFVRGFTQLTGLDEYEDETAEMSFQNENLIFKRNEDVICMTPDLICVLDLETGMPVTTERVKFGIRVAVIGIPCDPKWRVPKGIEVVGPRYFGYDMDYVEVENLNKEDLHEINWER, from the coding sequence ATGAGGTATATCGGAGTAGAAGAAATTGAAAAAATTGCCCTAGGGGCGACGTTATTAGGAACAGGTGGCGGAGGGGATCCAACGATTGGGACACTCATTAGTAAACAAGCCATTGAACAATATGGTCCTGTCCAACTGTTATCAATCGATGAGGTGGACGACAAATTATTAGTCGCTTCTCCTTCAGGGATTGGGGCACCAACGGTCAGTGTTGAGAAAATCCCTGATATTGAATCGCATGAACGCGCCTTAGAAATAATCGAAGATTATTTAGATGTAAGAGTTGATGCTCTGTTTCCAATTGAAGCTGGTGGGAGTAATAGTTTAGTGCCTTTTCCCATTGCAGCTAAAAGAGGGATTCCTGTCATCGATGCCGATGGCATGGGACGAGCTTTTCCTGAAGTGCAGATGGTGACGTTTTATCTGGATGGTTTACAAGGGATGCCGATGGGGATTGCTGATATGCAAGGCAACGTGGCCTTAATTAATGGGATGTCTGCCGTTGAAGGGGAGAAAATTGCCCGCAGTATCACCACCACCTTTGGTGGGACAGCTTCGGATGCTTCTTATGTTATGACGGCTGATAAATTAAAGCAGAGTGGTGTCATTGGAACCTTAACCTTGTCTGAACAGATTGGTGAGATTTTATTAACCGCTGATAAACCTATTCCTGCGTTACTAAAACTATTAAATGCCTTTTTATTATTTAAAGGGAAGGTCTTTGATGTTTCCCGTAAAACGGAAGGTGGCTTTGTTAGAGGCTTTACTCAATTAACCGGCTTAGATGAGTATGAAGATGAAACGGCTGAAATGTCCTTTCAAAATGAAAATCTTATTTTTAAACGTAACGAAGACGTTATTTGTATGACACCGGACCTCATTTGTGTCTTGGATTTAGAAACAGGTATGCCGGTGACGACTGAACGGGTAAAATTTGGTATTAGGGTAGCGGTTATCGGTATTCCTTGTGACCCGAAATGGCGTGTTCCTAAAGGGATTGAAGTCGTTGGTCCAAGGTACTTTGGTTATGATATGGATTATGTAGAAGTAGAAAATTTAAACAAGGAGGATCTGCATGAGATTAATTGGGAAAGATGA
- a CDS encoding DUF917 domain-containing protein encodes MRLIGKDEIEKIAIGAAILGTGGGGDPFIGKLMALQAVEKYGPIKLLSPDELNDDDFIVPSAMMGAPTVMVEKVPSGEESIEAFQILGNYFEKEITATMPIEAGGVNSLIPFALAATLGIPVVDADGMGRAFPELQMVTFYLDGINASPMVLADEKRNTTLVKAIDGMWTEKIARPITMAAGGSIMNAIYPMTGKQVKDSSIHHSLTLEEKLGDIILNSKHPIDELKAELHAIELFNGKLVDVSRHTDGGFVRGKVIFEGINDYAGSKSELEFQNENLICLVDGKPKCITPDLISVLDAETGMPITTEGLKFGMRCIVIGMPADNKWRTEAGIKAVGPRYFGYDMDFVPLEELNKEEA; translated from the coding sequence ATGAGATTAATTGGGAAAGATGAAATTGAAAAAATTGCCATTGGTGCGGCTATTTTAGGTACCGGAGGTGGAGGTGATCCATTTATTGGTAAATTAATGGCGCTTCAAGCAGTAGAAAAATATGGTCCCATTAAATTGCTGAGCCCTGATGAATTAAATGATGATGATTTTATTGTCCCTTCTGCCATGATGGGAGCTCCTACCGTTATGGTTGAAAAAGTTCCAAGTGGTGAGGAATCCATTGAGGCTTTTCAAATTTTAGGTAATTACTTTGAAAAAGAAATTACGGCAACTATGCCAATTGAAGCAGGTGGTGTTAATTCGCTTATCCCATTTGCTTTAGCGGCCACCTTAGGGATTCCAGTAGTGGATGCTGATGGTATGGGACGAGCTTTTCCAGAGTTACAAATGGTTACCTTCTACTTAGATGGCATTAATGCTTCACCGATGGTTTTAGCGGATGAAAAAAGAAATACGACTTTAGTAAAAGCCATTGACGGTATGTGGACGGAAAAGATTGCTCGTCCGATTACTATGGCTGCGGGTGGATCGATTATGAATGCCATTTACCCAATGACCGGTAAACAAGTTAAAGATTCCTCCATTCATCACTCCTTAACTTTAGAAGAAAAACTTGGTGATATTATCTTAAATTCTAAGCATCCTATCGATGAATTAAAGGCAGAACTGCATGCTATTGAGTTATTTAATGGGAAATTAGTGGACGTTTCAAGACACACCGATGGTGGTTTTGTTCGTGGGAAAGTTATCTTTGAAGGCATTAATGATTATGCCGGTTCAAAAAGTGAATTAGAATTTCAAAATGAAAATCTAATCTGTTTGGTTGACGGAAAACCTAAATGTATCACTCCGGATTTAATCTCTGTTTTGGATGCAGAAACGGGCATGCCAATTACCACTGAAGGCTTGAAATTCGGTATGCGTTGTATCGTGATTGGGATGCCTGCCGATAACAAATGGCGAACCGAAGCAGGTATCAAAGCTGTCGGACCACGATATTTTGGTTATGATATGGATTTTGTACCACTTGAAGAACTAAACAAAGAGGAGGCATAA
- a CDS encoding carbohydrate ABC transporter permease — MEMKLFQKNKKVRENISGYLFLAPAFIILGLFLFIPTLMSIYYSFTDYYMLTPDKTTVIGFDNFTRLFKDPLMRKSIINIFQFVILIMPIQVGAALGLALLVNNNKKHTIIYKIAYFSPVVMSLVVVSILWMYLLNPSAGLINEILVRIGLDRQPFLSSPNQAMITIVFVSAWQGAGYQMLIFLAGLQNIPNEVYEAATIDGANRWQQFTKITLPMLKPTSILILTTTLIDAFKLIIQPMVMTQGGPLNSTLTPVYYIYRTGFTDRYVGYASAMTVIYGAIIIIFTLIQRRLTGADENE, encoded by the coding sequence ATGGAAATGAAATTATTCCAAAAAAATAAAAAAGTAAGAGAAAATATTTCAGGATACTTATTTCTTGCGCCAGCATTTATAATTTTAGGACTATTTTTGTTCATACCAACTTTAATGTCAATATATTATTCTTTTACAGATTATTATATGTTGACTCCAGATAAAACAACAGTTATTGGTTTTGATAACTTTACTAGACTATTTAAAGACCCATTAATGAGAAAAAGTATAATTAACATTTTTCAGTTTGTAATTTTAATTATGCCGATTCAAGTTGGTGCAGCGTTAGGGTTGGCTTTATTAGTAAATAATAATAAAAAACACACAATTATTTATAAGATTGCTTATTTTTCGCCAGTAGTTATGTCACTAGTTGTAGTTTCGATTTTATGGATGTATTTACTTAATCCATCTGCAGGCTTAATTAATGAAATATTAGTTAGAATTGGTTTGGATCGTCAACCTTTTTTATCAAGTCCAAACCAAGCTATGATAACAATAGTCTTTGTTTCAGCATGGCAAGGCGCAGGATATCAAATGTTAATTTTTCTAGCTGGATTACAAAATATACCTAATGAAGTTTATGAAGCTGCTACTATTGACGGAGCTAACCGTTGGCAACAGTTTACAAAAATTACGTTACCAATGTTAAAACCAACTTCAATTTTAATACTTACTACAACATTAATTGATGCATTTAAATTAATTATTCAACCAATGGTTATGACCCAAGGAGGACCGCTAAATTCTACATTAACCCCTGTATACTATATTTATAGAACTGGATTTACAGATAGATATGTTGGCTATGCAAGTGCCATGACGGTTATTTATGGTGCGATAATTATTATATTTACTTTAATTCAAAGAAGACTAACAGGAGCGGATGAAAATGAATAA
- a CDS encoding carbohydrate ABC transporter permease, with amino-acid sequence MNNKTTKILFNILSIILALLFVFPLVWMVVSSMKPEAAIFDDMGTLKSFLPSSHVSEWFQSYSTIVDRFDIVRYLGNSIFYALAVTIGSIIINSLAGFAFATIDFKYKKVLFGLMIALLVIPAETIIITKFVVVQRLNLINTPLAVILPLLATPLYIYMFTVFFRAVSKEVQEAAMIEGATKFDIYLRVMLPMSKPAIATVGTLSFIMSWNDYIWPLMVITNSERYPLQVAITNINNTQPVYISQIMAMLTISTIPLVIIYVFFQKYLVQGLGATGTGEK; translated from the coding sequence ATGAATAATAAAACAACTAAAATATTATTTAACATACTGAGCATAATATTAGCATTATTATTTGTTTTCCCATTAGTATGGATGGTTGTTTCATCAATGAAACCAGAAGCAGCAATTTTTGATGATATGGGTACCTTGAAATCATTTCTTCCATCAAGCCATGTTAGTGAATGGTTCCAATCATATAGTACAATAGTTGATCGATTTGATATAGTCCGTTATTTAGGAAATAGTATATTCTATGCTTTAGCAGTAACAATTGGTTCGATAATTATTAACTCATTAGCTGGATTTGCATTTGCTACTATAGATTTTAAATATAAAAAAGTACTTTTTGGATTAATGATTGCACTATTAGTAATTCCAGCAGAAACTATTATTATTACAAAATTTGTTGTTGTTCAAAGACTTAACTTAATTAATACTCCATTAGCTGTTATTTTACCTCTTTTGGCAACACCTCTTTATATTTATATGTTTACAGTATTTTTTAGAGCAGTTTCTAAAGAAGTCCAAGAAGCAGCTATGATCGAAGGAGCTACAAAATTTGATATTTATTTAAGAGTTATGTTACCAATGTCTAAACCAGCAATCGCGACTGTTGGAACTTTATCATTCATAATGAGTTGGAATGATTATATTTGGCCATTAATGGTAATTACAAATTCAGAGAGATATCCATTGCAAGTGGCGATAACGAATATCAATAATACTCAACCCGTTTATATAAGTCAAATAATGGCAATGTTAACAATATCAACAATACCGTTAGTAATTATATATGTATTTTTCCAAAAATATTTAGTACAAGGACTAGGCGCAACTGGAACTGGAGAGAAATAG
- a CDS encoding glycoside hydrolase family 32 protein yields MKYTLEKSNEFIKQNLINKQFYPVLNYSAPIGWINDPNGVSIYNNQYHLFYQYYPYDSKWGPMHWGHSVSEDGINWEDQPVALAPDQWYDKDGCFSGSAIEKDGKLYLMYTGHLNNEDEESKRENQNIAISEDGIHFTKYENNPVLDESSIPAGTAVQDFRDPKMFEKDGVFYCLIGSRSLEGRGQVLLYRSDNLLEWVFVSVILEKSEYLGSMAECPDILFLDEKDVLVVSAMDYYHKDKEKNYPHCTLMLEGKFNWETFKFDIYSVREMDEGLDFYAPQSALDKDGTYFVIAWHQAWNRTYPTDVLKHSWTGQMTMPRQLYLEDGLIKQRFHPNIVGKLDKLYEVDEILVEDLNFDEYRQLQFLSFETEVPLSLEFSSINKISKVTLEITNQKLNFTRKESDILIYDSESNDINKVGMSIYNGQARHHVEIILDRSSIQVIIDNYYAMSNTFYLDEPIDKINLVTDNIKNKINNLLIGTFIK; encoded by the coding sequence ATGAAATATACACTAGAAAAATCTAATGAATTTATTAAACAAAATTTAATCAATAAACAATTTTACCCTGTATTAAATTATAGTGCTCCTATCGGTTGGATTAACGATCCAAATGGGGTATCAATATATAATAATCAATATCATTTGTTTTATCAGTATTATCCTTATGATTCTAAGTGGGGACCAATGCACTGGGGACATAGTGTAAGTGAGGACGGAATTAATTGGGAAGATCAACCAGTTGCATTAGCTCCTGACCAATGGTATGACAAAGATGGATGTTTCTCAGGTAGTGCTATTGAAAAAGATGGGAAACTATATTTGATGTATACAGGACATTTAAATAATGAAGATGAAGAATCTAAAAGAGAAAATCAAAATATTGCTATCTCAGAAGATGGTATTCATTTTACTAAATATGAAAACAATCCAGTTCTTGATGAATCATCAATTCCAGCAGGAACTGCAGTTCAAGATTTTAGAGATCCAAAAATGTTTGAAAAAGATGGTGTTTTTTATTGTTTGATTGGTTCTAGAAGTTTAGAAGGAAGAGGGCAAGTTTTGTTGTATCGCTCGGACAACCTTTTGGAATGGGTCTTTGTATCCGTAATTTTAGAAAAAAGTGAATATTTAGGGTCAATGGCAGAATGTCCTGATATTTTATTTCTGGATGAAAAAGATGTCTTAGTTGTTTCTGCTATGGATTATTACCATAAAGATAAAGAAAAAAATTATCCTCATTGCACTTTAATGTTGGAAGGGAAGTTTAATTGGGAGACCTTTAAATTTGACATTTATTCAGTCAGAGAGATGGATGAAGGGCTTGATTTTTATGCACCTCAATCCGCATTAGATAAGGATGGAACTTACTTTGTTATCGCCTGGCATCAAGCTTGGAACCGAACATATCCAACAGATGTCTTAAAACATAGTTGGACTGGTCAGATGACCATGCCTAGACAATTATACTTAGAAGATGGACTTATTAAGCAACGGTTTCATCCGAATATTGTTGGAAAGTTAGATAAATTATATGAAGTAGATGAAATTCTTGTTGAAGATTTAAACTTTGATGAGTATAGACAATTGCAATTTCTATCATTTGAAACAGAAGTGCCGCTGAGCCTAGAATTCAGTTCGATTAATAAAATATCGAAAGTTACATTAGAAATTACGAATCAGAAACTTAACTTTACACGTAAAGAATCAGATATCTTGATTTATGATAGTGAAAGTAATGATATAAATAAAGTTGGAATGAGTATTTATAATGGACAGGCTAGACATCATGTAGAGATTATCCTTGATCGTTCATCGATACAAGTAATTATTGATAATTATTATGCAATGTCTAATACATTTTATTTGGATGAACCAATTGATAAGATTAACCTTGTTACTGATAATATTAAAAATAAAATTAATAATCTTCTAATTGGAACATTTATTAAATGA
- a CDS encoding ATP-binding cassette domain-containing protein: MTENILELTNVSKYFELKEGFFNRKTQTVKAVENVSFVIPKRQTFAVVGESGSGKSTLANLIMKFTDVTQGDIRFKGESILTLTDNQLNTYRQQVQMVFQDPSSSLNPSKTLRQIIEEPMIIHKVGDAVSRKKRVEELLEVIRLPKSFIDRYPHTLSGGQKQRVGIARAIALDCDLLILDEPTSALDVSVQATIIQLLEEIQAEFGMTYFFITHDLALVKNFCDEAIVMKSGEIIERGPVKAIFNHPQEDYTKKLIKAIPVISKEEEDFLASIGV; encoded by the coding sequence ATGACAGAAAATATTTTAGAACTAACCAATGTCAGCAAATATTTTGAATTGAAGGAAGGCTTTTTTAACCGTAAAACGCAAACCGTCAAAGCCGTTGAAAATGTCTCTTTTGTGATTCCAAAGCGACAAACCTTTGCGGTTGTAGGTGAGTCCGGCTCCGGTAAGTCAACCCTAGCCAACTTAATTATGAAATTTACCGATGTGACCCAAGGTGATATCCGCTTCAAAGGGGAATCCATTTTAACCCTTACTGACAACCAATTAAATACATATCGCCAACAAGTACAAATGGTTTTTCAAGACCCCTCGTCTTCTTTAAACCCATCAAAAACCCTGCGTCAAATCATCGAAGAACCCATGATTATTCATAAAGTGGGCGATGCAGTAAGCCGTAAGAAGCGGGTCGAGGAATTATTGGAAGTCATTCGCTTACCGAAGTCCTTTATCGACCGCTATCCTCATACTTTGAGCGGGGGACAAAAACAGCGGGTTGGGATTGCGCGAGCCATTGCCTTGGATTGTGACTTGTTGATCTTGGATGAACCGACATCGGCTTTAGATGTGTCCGTTCAAGCCACCATTATTCAGCTACTTGAAGAAATCCAAGCAGAATTTGGCATGACCTACTTTTTCATTACTCATGACCTAGCCTTAGTAAAGAATTTCTGTGATGAAGCGATTGTCATGAAAAGCGGAGAAATTATTGAGCGCGGGCCTGTTAAAGCGATATTTAATCATCCGCAAGAAGATTATACGAAGAAATTAATTAAAGCCATTCCCGTTATTTCAAAGGAAGAGGAAGACTTTTTAGCGTCGATTGGAGTGTAA
- a CDS encoding ROK family transcriptional regulator, with protein sequence MNKGLKPSDISLGNKNLIVRLITNNEIMSRSEISRITGLSEAAVSKIVASLIDNKILKEGEFVKGIRGRRAIGVTIDNETYRILSVHLSRRYFKIGKFNLSGECEESKVIEFETINANEMLKQVIIEVKNELSKDNRYLSLGVAVPGPFDMQTGVIMLMTEIIGFDNINIKDVFENEIDIPVIITHDANAGALACINNESERMTSNLAYYLVGEGVGVGVINEGNLVLGNRGVAGELGHVSIDHQGKKCKCGNHGCLELYCSSLSIINQAISLRWEYTDSKIFSKEKITIRHIVECADNNDLLAMKILKEAGYYISLGVLNIINSYNPEEIIIGDELSIASKYIQSELDEVLNERGISDVIKETSIIYADPQVDYILKGAAINAIDETVAIIY encoded by the coding sequence ATGAACAAAGGCTTGAAACCATCAGATATTTCTTTGGGTAATAAAAATTTAATTGTTCGTTTAATAACAAATAATGAAATAATGTCCAGATCAGAAATTAGCAGGATTACGGGATTATCGGAAGCTGCAGTTTCAAAGATAGTCGCATCATTAATTGATAATAAAATACTTAAAGAGGGGGAATTTGTTAAAGGAATACGAGGTAGAAGAGCGATTGGAGTAACAATAGATAATGAAACTTATAGGATTTTATCAGTACATTTATCAAGAAGATATTTTAAAATTGGAAAATTTAATCTTTCAGGAGAATGCGAAGAATCAAAAGTAATTGAATTCGAAACAATTAATGCAAATGAAATGTTGAAGCAAGTTATCATTGAAGTAAAAAATGAACTTAGCAAAGATAATAGATATCTGTCATTAGGAGTAGCTGTTCCTGGACCTTTCGATATGCAAACGGGAGTTATTATGTTGATGACTGAAATAATTGGTTTCGATAATATTAATATAAAAGACGTATTTGAGAACGAAATAGATATTCCAGTAATTATTACACATGATGCTAACGCGGGAGCTTTAGCATGTATAAATAATGAATCTGAAAGAATGACATCAAATCTAGCATATTATTTAGTTGGTGAAGGGGTCGGAGTAGGGGTGATTAATGAAGGTAATTTAGTATTGGGTAATAGAGGAGTTGCTGGTGAACTAGGACATGTAAGTATTGATCATCAAGGTAAAAAATGTAAATGTGGTAACCATGGGTGTTTAGAATTATATTGTTCTTCACTATCTATAATAAATCAGGCAATTAGTTTGCGATGGGAATATACTGATTCAAAGATATTTTCTAAAGAAAAAATAACGATTCGACATATTGTTGAATGTGCAGATAATAATGATTTATTAGCAATGAAAATTTTGAAAGAAGCAGGTTACTATATATCTTTGGGCGTACTAAACATAATAAATTCATATAATCCAGAAGAAATTATTATTGGGGATGAATTGTCAATTGCGTCTAAGTATATTCAAAGTGAGTTAGATGAAGTGTTAAATGAAAGAGGAATTTCTGACGTTATTAAAGAAACATCCATTATATATGCAGATCCTCAAGTTGATTATATATTAAAAGGTGCTGCTATAAATGCGATTGATGAAACAGTAGCGATTATTTATTAA